One stretch of Pradoshia sp. D12 DNA includes these proteins:
- a CDS encoding alpha/beta hydrolase — translation MKHMIWPERKIINDEIPTLTPYLVREGKNSGGIIVCPGGGYQRRAEHEGVPVARWLNSLGINAFVLDYRVSPAKHPAPLADAQRAIRFIRYYAKEWNIDKERIGILGFSAGGHLAASLSNLSDYPAYENRDVIDEESSKPDISILCYPVISMIEYTHEGSVTSLLGEGVTDKDLYLLSHQRNVSKETPPTFLWHTADDKAVPVENSIMYAQALSKAQIPYELHIFQQGRHGLGLSKEDQDVAQWTNVCAGWLRKQGYGTF, via the coding sequence ATGAAACACATGATATGGCCGGAGAGAAAAATAATAAATGATGAGATACCGACCCTTACGCCTTACCTTGTTAGAGAAGGAAAGAATAGTGGAGGAATCATCGTCTGCCCTGGAGGTGGATATCAAAGGAGAGCTGAGCATGAGGGGGTACCTGTTGCAAGATGGCTCAATTCTCTTGGCATAAACGCTTTTGTGCTCGATTACCGGGTTTCTCCGGCTAAACACCCTGCACCGCTTGCAGATGCTCAACGTGCCATCCGCTTTATCCGCTATTATGCAAAAGAATGGAATATAGATAAAGAGAGAATTGGTATTCTTGGTTTTTCGGCTGGCGGCCATCTAGCAGCAAGTCTCTCGAATCTGTCTGATTATCCAGCCTATGAGAATAGGGATGTGATTGATGAAGAATCATCTAAGCCTGACATTTCCATTCTTTGCTACCCGGTCATATCCATGATTGAATATACACACGAAGGATCTGTTACCTCCCTGCTTGGTGAAGGAGTTACTGATAAGGACCTATATCTTCTCTCCCATCAAAGAAATGTCAGTAAAGAAACACCCCCAACCTTCCTATGGCATACGGCGGATGACAAAGCAGTTCCAGTCGAGAATAGTATTATGTATGCACAGGCGCTGAGCAAGGCACAGATTCCTTATGAATTGCATATTTTTCAGCAAGGAAGACACGGACTTGGTCTTTCCAAAGAGGATCAAGATGTAGCTCAATGGACAAATGTGTGCGCCGGTTGGCTGCGAAAACAGGGTTACGGAACTTTTTAA
- the katA gene encoding catalase KatA, which produces MMSKKLTTSWGAPVGDNQNSITAGRRGPTLIQDVHLLEKLAHFNRERVPERVVHAKGGGAHGYFEVTKNLTEYTKAAFLSEVGKKTPLFIRFSTVAGELGSADTLRDPRGFAVKLYTEEGNYDIVGNNTPVFFIRDAIKFPDFIHTQKRDPKTHLKNPNAVWDFWSLSPESLHQITILMSDRGIPATWRHMHGFGSHTFKWTNAEGKSVWVKYHWKTEQGVKNLSTDLAAELAGTNPDYHIEDLHNAIEAGDYPAWKLCVQIMPLEDANTYRFDPFDVTKVWSQKDYPLIEVGRMVLDRNPENYFAEVEQATFSPGNFVPGIDVSPDKLLQGRLFAYADAHRYRVGANHNHLPVNRPKVEVNNYQRDGQMNPSINGGSSVYYEPNSFGGPQESPEDQQATFEVEGYAASTSYDNDDFYTQAGDLYRLLSSEERANLVNNIVGSMQGVTVPEIIERQIQHFYKADPEYGTLVAAGLGLTVTEEV; this is translated from the coding sequence ATAATGTCCAAAAAATTAACAACTAGTTGGGGAGCTCCTGTAGGAGATAACCAGAATTCCATCACAGCTGGAAGACGCGGACCAACTTTAATTCAAGACGTACATTTATTAGAAAAATTAGCTCATTTTAACAGAGAACGTGTACCTGAGCGTGTAGTACATGCAAAAGGCGGCGGAGCACATGGTTATTTCGAGGTTACAAAGAATTTAACTGAATATACAAAAGCTGCTTTCTTATCTGAAGTTGGCAAAAAAACTCCTTTGTTCATTCGTTTCTCTACAGTTGCAGGTGAACTTGGTTCTGCTGATACATTACGTGATCCTCGTGGATTTGCAGTAAAACTTTATACTGAAGAAGGTAACTACGATATCGTTGGTAACAATACTCCTGTCTTCTTTATCCGTGATGCAATCAAATTCCCTGATTTCATACATACACAAAAAAGAGATCCAAAAACACATTTGAAAAACCCTAATGCTGTTTGGGATTTCTGGTCACTTTCACCAGAATCTTTACATCAAATAACGATTCTTATGTCTGATCGTGGTATTCCTGCTACTTGGCGTCATATGCACGGATTTGGTAGCCACACGTTCAAATGGACGAATGCTGAAGGTAAATCCGTATGGGTTAAATACCACTGGAAAACAGAACAAGGGGTAAAAAATCTATCTACTGATTTGGCTGCTGAGCTTGCGGGTACAAATCCAGACTACCATATCGAAGACTTACACAATGCAATTGAAGCTGGCGATTATCCTGCATGGAAATTATGCGTACAAATCATGCCGCTTGAAGATGCCAACACATATCGTTTCGATCCATTCGATGTAACAAAAGTTTGGTCTCAAAAAGACTATCCTTTAATCGAAGTTGGCCGCATGGTATTAGACAGAAATCCAGAAAACTATTTTGCAGAAGTAGAACAAGCTACATTCTCTCCTGGTAATTTTGTTCCTGGTATTGATGTATCACCGGATAAATTGTTGCAAGGTCGTTTATTCGCTTATGCAGATGCTCACCGTTACCGTGTGGGAGCAAACCATAATCACTTACCAGTCAACCGTCCTAAAGTTGAAGTAAATAACTATCAACGTGACGGCCAAATGAACCCAAGTATAAATGGCGGTTCTTCTGTCTACTACGAGCCAAACAGCTTCGGAGGTCCACAAGAATCTCCTGAAGATCAACAAGCAACATTTGAAGTGGAAGGCTATGCTGCAAGCACCTCTTATGATAATGATGATTTCTACACTCAAGCTGGTGATCTTTACAGATTGTTAAGCAGTGAAGAACGCGCTAACCTGGTTAACAACATCGTTGGATCTATGCAAGGTGTGACTGTACCTGAAATTATCGAACGTCAAATCCAGCATTTCTACAAAGCTGATCCTGAATACGGAACACTTGTAGCTGCAGGACTTGGTTTAACAGTAACTGAAGAAGTTTAA
- a CDS encoding DUF4395 domain-containing protein, with protein MGETVRTVPRPLVRLNQWVIFLSVVATWVTGVEWILALPLFAGIMGLVFGFNPIMQAGKLFLRKITSDYIPEEWAQQQFNQVIAVICLAGGLISYMLDWMIAGYVFTAMVAIASFVAILGFCIGCFIRFQWQQYMYKRSTNKTV; from the coding sequence ATGGGAGAAACGGTCCGCACAGTTCCGAGACCATTGGTACGTTTAAACCAATGGGTGATTTTTCTTAGCGTGGTCGCTACTTGGGTAACAGGTGTTGAATGGATTTTAGCACTGCCTTTATTTGCAGGAATTATGGGTTTAGTCTTTGGATTCAATCCAATCATGCAAGCAGGTAAATTATTTTTAAGAAAAATAACTTCTGATTATATCCCGGAAGAGTGGGCTCAGCAACAATTTAATCAAGTGATTGCTGTTATTTGTCTTGCAGGCGGCCTGATCAGTTATATGCTTGATTGGATGATTGCTGGATATGTATTTACGGCCATGGTTGCTATTGCATCATTCGTTGCTATCCTGGGATTTTGTATAGGCTGCTTTATTCGTTTTCAATGGCAGCAATATATGTATAAAAGATCGACAAACAAAACAGTTTAA
- the cotE gene encoding outer spore coat protein CotE, with translation MSQYREIITKAVVAKGRKFTKANHTVCPDNDPTSILGCWIINHTYEAKKHGKKVEIAGYYDINIWYSYCNNTKTEVRTEKVPYKDTIKLKYRDQTVYDDNEVIAKVVQQPNCIECLITPDGEKISVHVEREFLVEIIGETKVTVSIRENADTDEESWELEVDDDELEEINPDFLDHSESSSEESSSYESDRKKSKSKRD, from the coding sequence ATGTCGCAATATAGAGAAATTATCACGAAGGCAGTAGTGGCAAAGGGGCGTAAGTTTACCAAGGCAAATCATACGGTTTGTCCAGACAACGATCCTACCAGTATACTGGGCTGCTGGATTATTAATCATACGTACGAAGCTAAGAAACATGGTAAAAAGGTAGAAATTGCAGGATATTATGATATCAATATTTGGTATTCATATTGCAATAATACAAAGACAGAAGTCAGAACAGAAAAGGTTCCGTATAAAGATACCATCAAATTAAAGTATCGGGACCAAACAGTCTATGATGATAATGAAGTCATAGCCAAAGTGGTTCAACAACCGAATTGTATTGAATGTCTAATAACTCCAGATGGTGAAAAAATTTCTGTTCATGTTGAACGTGAATTTTTAGTGGAGATTATTGGTGAAACAAAAGTAACTGTTTCAATCAGGGAAAATGCAGACACCGATGAGGAAAGCTGGGAGCTTGAGGTAGATGATGACGAACTGGAGGAAATTAATCCTGATTTCCTTGATCATAGTGAGTCATCCAGTGAAGAGTCCAGCTCCTATGAATCAGACAGGAAAAAAAGCAAAAGCAAGCGGGATTAA
- the mutS gene encoding DNA mismatch repair protein MutS encodes MIQQYLSIKADYQDAFLFFRLGDFYEMFFEDAIKASKELEITLTAKNGGGEQKIPMCGVPYHSAQSYIETLVDRGFKVAICEQTEDPKAAKGVVKREVVQLITPGTVMEGKSLAEKENNYLATISSIDGLGFGVAHIDLTTGENRVTHFSNFKDVLNEVSVIGSKEVVVQPDFGEEKEVLLKDRGIVTISYEADSEPKEEFNHLVSELPKKDLKHTVARLLNYIQRTQKRTIEHIQPVELYETEQYLKIDYYSKRNLELTETIRSKGKKGSLLWLLDETKTAMGGRRLKQWIERPLVSESEIEARLSMVETFMNQFFEREELRELLHEVYDLERLTGRVSYGNVNARDLLQLKRSLQQVPAIIDVIGRLPIDTAKEIASRMDPCEEVTDLLEQALHENPPISIKEGGIIREGYNEDLDRYRDASKNGKTWIAQLEQKERERTGIRSLKIGYNRVFGYYLEVTKANLHLLNDDRYDRKQTLANAERYITPELKEKETIILEAEEKSTGLEYDLFCELRDQIKDYIPRLQKLAMEISELDVLQCFSTISERYHYVKPQFSHTRQMSIKNGRHPVVEKVLKAQEYVPNDCFLDKKKEILLITGPNMSGKSTYMRQVALTAIMAQIGCFVPADEAILPIFDQVFTRIGAADDLISGQSTFMVEMLEANHAITNATENSLLLFDEIGRGTSTYDGMALAQSIIEYIHHHIGAATLFSTHYHELTALADQLSKLSNVHVRAIEQNGTVIFLHKVVDGPADRSYGIHVAKLAEMPETVIKRAQEILNVLEQGDKQPKPTPPVKTETDAEIVSEQAQLSFFTEDKKEKTTSSSRHSKEWKVAEELKSLSILEMNPLEALNALYALQKKLK; translated from the coding sequence ATGATTCAACAGTACTTGAGTATAAAGGCAGATTATCAAGATGCATTCTTGTTTTTCCGTCTCGGTGATTTTTATGAAATGTTCTTTGAGGATGCCATTAAGGCATCAAAAGAATTGGAGATAACCTTAACAGCGAAGAATGGTGGAGGAGAACAAAAGATTCCCATGTGCGGGGTTCCTTATCATTCAGCGCAGTCTTATATTGAAACACTGGTAGATCGTGGCTTTAAAGTGGCCATTTGCGAACAAACAGAGGACCCAAAAGCGGCAAAAGGAGTCGTTAAACGTGAAGTTGTCCAATTAATTACTCCAGGTACGGTGATGGAAGGAAAGAGTCTCGCCGAAAAAGAGAATAACTATCTTGCGACTATTTCTTCCATAGATGGCTTGGGATTTGGAGTGGCTCATATTGATTTAACGACTGGCGAAAATCGAGTAACCCATTTTTCCAATTTTAAAGATGTGTTAAATGAAGTTTCCGTTATAGGATCTAAAGAAGTTGTGGTTCAGCCAGATTTCGGTGAAGAAAAAGAAGTGTTATTAAAAGACAGAGGGATTGTCACGATTTCTTATGAAGCCGACTCGGAACCGAAGGAAGAGTTTAACCATTTGGTAAGTGAGCTTCCGAAAAAAGACCTAAAGCATACGGTAGCCCGTTTGCTCAATTATATACAGCGTACTCAAAAGAGGACGATTGAACATATTCAACCAGTTGAATTATATGAAACGGAACAATATTTAAAAATTGATTACTATTCAAAAAGAAATTTAGAGCTCACGGAAACTATTCGTTCAAAAGGTAAAAAAGGCTCTCTTTTATGGCTTCTTGATGAAACCAAGACGGCCATGGGCGGCAGAAGACTAAAGCAATGGATTGAACGCCCATTAGTCAGCGAATCTGAAATAGAAGCTCGATTATCGATGGTTGAAACATTTATGAATCAATTTTTTGAACGGGAAGAGCTGCGTGAGCTATTACATGAAGTGTATGATTTGGAACGTTTAACAGGCCGTGTTTCCTATGGCAATGTAAATGCACGGGATTTATTGCAGCTGAAGCGTTCCCTGCAGCAAGTACCGGCTATTATTGATGTGATTGGAAGGCTGCCTATTGATACGGCTAAAGAAATCGCATCCCGGATGGATCCGTGTGAAGAAGTGACGGATTTACTCGAGCAGGCGCTGCATGAGAACCCGCCGATTTCCATTAAAGAGGGAGGCATTATTCGCGAAGGGTATAACGAAGATTTAGATCGTTATCGCGATGCTTCCAAGAACGGGAAAACCTGGATCGCTCAGTTGGAACAAAAGGAAAGAGAAAGAACAGGTATCCGTTCTCTAAAAATTGGTTATAATCGTGTATTTGGTTATTACTTGGAAGTAACAAAGGCAAATCTCCACCTTCTGAATGATGATCGATATGACAGAAAACAAACTCTTGCAAATGCAGAACGTTATATCACTCCAGAATTAAAAGAAAAAGAAACAATCATCCTCGAAGCAGAGGAAAAAAGTACAGGTCTGGAATACGATTTGTTCTGTGAATTACGTGATCAAATTAAAGATTATATACCTCGTCTGCAAAAATTAGCGATGGAAATCAGTGAATTGGATGTTTTACAATGTTTCTCTACTATTAGTGAACGTTACCACTATGTAAAACCACAATTCTCTCATACACGTCAAATGAGTATAAAAAATGGCCGACATCCAGTCGTAGAAAAGGTTTTAAAAGCACAGGAATATGTACCGAATGATTGCTTCTTGGATAAAAAGAAGGAAATCTTATTAATTACTGGACCAAATATGTCCGGTAAGAGTACGTATATGCGCCAGGTTGCCTTGACAGCGATTATGGCCCAAATCGGCTGCTTTGTACCTGCAGACGAAGCAATCCTGCCAATATTCGATCAGGTATTTACGAGAATCGGTGCAGCAGATGATTTGATATCAGGACAAAGTACCTTTATGGTCGAAATGCTTGAAGCGAACCATGCGATTACGAATGCAACAGAAAACAGTTTGCTTCTATTCGATGAAATCGGAAGAGGAACGTCAACCTATGATGGAATGGCATTGGCCCAATCAATCATAGAATATATTCATCATCATATTGGTGCAGCTACCCTCTTCTCCACGCATTATCATGAGTTAACAGCTCTAGCTGATCAACTCAGCAAGCTGAGTAACGTACACGTTCGTGCAATTGAGCAAAATGGCACAGTCATTTTCCTTCATAAAGTAGTCGATGGACCTGCTGATCGCAGTTATGGTATTCATGTTGCCAAGCTTGCGGAAATGCCGGAGACGGTGATTAAGCGAGCGCAAGAGATATTAAACGTCCTTGAACAAGGGGACAAGCAACCAAAACCTACGCCGCCTGTAAAAACTGAAACTGATGCTGAAATTGTCAGTGAACAGGCGCAATTATCCTTTTTCACAGAAGATAAAAAGGAAAAAACGACTTCATCATCCCGACACTCAAAAGAGTGGAAGGTAGCGGAAGAGCTTAAATCCTTATCTATATTAGAGATGAATCCTTTAGAAGCTTTAAACGCCTTATATGCATTACAGAAAAAATTAAAGTAG
- the mutL gene encoding DNA mismatch repair endonuclease MutL, with product MGKIVLLDDLLSNKIAAGEVVERPASVVKELVENSIDANSTVIEIYATEAGLESIRIIDNGEGMEEDDALNAFHRHATSKIKDENDLFRIRTLGFRGEALPSIASVSKFELKTSTGDGPGTRLLLEGGKVLTHESYSSRKGTDITVSELFFNTPARLKYVKSVHTELGNITDVVNRLALSHPDVSFKLVHNDRTLLQTSGNGNPLQVLAGIYGIQTAQKMLPFEASTLDFSIKGYAGHPEMTRASRNYMTILVNGRFIKNYLIAKAVMEGYHTLLPIGRYPIAMLNIEMDPLLVDVNVHPSKMEVRFSKEQELMTLISEAIRNTFKKETLIPTGAPVKREEKAKMEQAQFTFTEERAKRPEAPKQTPPMVKATEGFSVIYDPPEIEQPKREFEAPSPIELNEPGRESVEEQVETEPFISSEAGSERVGTIVEQKEEELEPIQDNQDMQESRIPPLYPIGQLHGTYILAQNEQGLYMIDQHAAQERIKYEFFKHKVGEVNKELQEMLVPMTLEYSTDEFVKLEEHKEELEAVGVFLEPFGLNSYIVRAHPTWFPAGMEETIIDEMVHQVLTMKKVDIKKLREEAAIMMSCKGSIKANRHLRNDEISALLDELRHTNDPFTCPHGRPIIVHYSIYELEKMFKRVM from the coding sequence ATGGGGAAAATTGTACTGTTAGATGATCTATTATCCAATAAAATCGCTGCCGGAGAAGTAGTAGAGAGACCTGCATCTGTTGTAAAAGAGTTAGTGGAAAACTCAATAGATGCTAACAGTACGGTAATTGAGATTTATGCTACGGAAGCCGGTCTTGAATCCATTCGCATTATTGATAATGGGGAAGGGATGGAAGAGGACGATGCCCTCAATGCTTTTCACAGGCACGCGACCAGTAAAATAAAGGACGAAAACGATTTATTCAGAATTCGTACGCTAGGTTTCCGGGGTGAGGCATTGCCTTCAATCGCTTCTGTTTCCAAATTCGAATTAAAGACCTCAACAGGTGATGGACCTGGAACCCGTCTTTTACTCGAGGGCGGCAAGGTCCTTACTCATGAGTCCTATTCAAGCCGTAAAGGAACCGATATAACGGTGAGTGAACTGTTCTTTAATACACCGGCTCGTCTGAAATATGTTAAAAGCGTTCATACAGAGCTTGGGAATATAACCGATGTCGTAAATAGGCTGGCACTGTCGCATCCGGATGTATCGTTTAAGCTGGTTCACAACGACCGTACCTTATTACAAACATCAGGCAACGGCAATCCACTTCAGGTGCTTGCCGGGATATATGGGATACAAACTGCTCAAAAAATGCTGCCGTTTGAAGCATCAACACTTGATTTTTCAATAAAAGGCTATGCCGGACATCCGGAAATGACGAGGGCTTCGCGTAACTATATGACCATTTTGGTAAATGGAAGATTTATTAAGAATTATTTGATCGCCAAAGCAGTCATGGAAGGGTACCATACTTTATTGCCTATTGGACGTTATCCAATTGCGATGCTCAATATTGAAATGGATCCTTTATTGGTTGATGTGAATGTGCATCCTTCCAAAATGGAGGTTCGTTTCAGTAAAGAGCAAGAGCTGATGACATTAATTAGCGAGGCCATCCGGAATACGTTTAAAAAAGAGACATTAATTCCGACAGGCGCTCCTGTTAAACGTGAGGAAAAAGCAAAAATGGAACAAGCTCAATTTACGTTTACGGAGGAAAGAGCCAAGCGGCCTGAGGCGCCAAAGCAGACTCCTCCAATGGTAAAGGCAACTGAAGGATTTTCAGTGATTTATGATCCGCCTGAGATTGAACAGCCGAAGCGGGAATTCGAGGCTCCTAGTCCTATCGAGTTGAACGAGCCTGGAAGGGAATCAGTAGAAGAACAGGTAGAAACTGAACCGTTTATCAGTTCAGAAGCGGGTTCCGAACGTGTCGGAACGATCGTAGAGCAAAAAGAAGAGGAATTAGAGCCGATTCAAGACAATCAGGACATGCAAGAAAGCCGAATTCCGCCTTTATATCCGATTGGACAGCTGCATGGAACGTATATTTTGGCCCAAAATGAACAAGGGCTCTATATGATTGACCAGCATGCTGCCCAAGAGCGGATTAAGTATGAGTTCTTCAAGCATAAGGTGGGAGAGGTCAACAAAGAACTGCAAGAAATGTTGGTACCGATGACACTGGAGTATTCAACAGATGAGTTTGTGAAGCTGGAAGAACATAAAGAAGAGCTGGAAGCGGTCGGAGTATTTTTAGAACCATTTGGATTAAATAGTTATATTGTCCGCGCCCATCCAACCTGGTTCCCAGCAGGCATGGAAGAAACGATCATCGATGAAATGGTCCACCAAGTATTAACGATGAAAAAGGTGGATATCAAGAAATTGCGTGAGGAAGCGGCAATTATGATGAGCTGTAAGGGGTCAATTAAAGCCAACCGGCATTTGCGTAATGATGAAATCAGTGCATTACTGGATGAATTGCGTCATACAAATGATCCATTCACATGCCCGCATGGCCGTCCAATTATCGTTCATTATTCGATTTATGAGCTGGAGAAAATGTTTAAACGGGTTATGTAA
- a CDS encoding YkvA family protein yields MEEQNKGIHKYKKYIDSAKTYLNNTKKSNELLDEATTKSNTNKNALEEVWDNLQLLITMFRSWVKGDYKEIPKKSIISIIAAIIYFVSPIDFIPDFIVGLGFADDAAIIGFTIKQITEDLEKFKLWQAKQEQTIDIE; encoded by the coding sequence ATGGAAGAACAAAACAAAGGAATACATAAATATAAAAAATACATCGATTCAGCCAAAACCTATTTAAATAATACAAAAAAATCAAATGAGCTATTAGATGAAGCAACTACGAAATCAAATACAAACAAAAATGCACTGGAAGAGGTATGGGACAATCTTCAATTACTCATCACCATGTTTCGCTCTTGGGTAAAGGGTGATTATAAAGAGATTCCTAAAAAATCGATTATTTCTATAATCGCAGCCATTATCTATTTTGTATCACCTATTGATTTTATCCCTGATTTTATTGTAGGTCTTGGTTTTGCTGATGATGCAGCCATCATCGGATTTACCATTAAGCAAATAACTGAAGACCTCGAGAAATTCAAACTATGGCAAGCGAAGCAAGAGCAAACTATTGATATTGAGTAA
- a CDS encoding YqjF family protein has protein sequence MKQTWSDLLFAHYPIKYEVLRKLVPEVLPLDSYNGICWIGVVPFRMSGIRLRGLPPIPGTDQFPELNVRTYVILDGKPGVYFFSLDASNWLAVKGARTLYHLPYWYTDMEIQTNDTNIEFKSKRLHDHEIELACSYRPISEPFQAAKGSFEEWMAERYCFYTLNLSGVPLRCDILHDPWILQEAEAEFSKNSVLSKQGIDINGEMPIFHFAKKIEVRAWPLVHHFTNRFST, from the coding sequence ATGAAGCAGACATGGAGCGATCTTTTATTTGCCCATTATCCAATTAAATATGAGGTATTACGAAAGTTAGTACCTGAAGTGCTCCCTTTGGATTCATATAATGGCATATGCTGGATTGGGGTTGTACCGTTTCGTATGTCGGGTATTAGACTCCGGGGATTACCCCCTATTCCAGGAACAGATCAATTTCCTGAGCTAAATGTTCGTACATATGTCATTCTCGATGGAAAGCCAGGTGTGTACTTTTTTAGTTTGGATGCTTCCAATTGGCTTGCTGTAAAAGGGGCTAGAACACTATACCACTTACCGTATTGGTACACTGATATGGAGATCCAGACTAATGATACAAACATTGAATTTAAAAGTAAGAGACTACATGACCATGAAATCGAGTTAGCCTGTAGCTATAGACCAATTTCAGAACCATTTCAGGCAGCTAAAGGGTCTTTCGAGGAATGGATGGCCGAGCGTTACTGCTTTTATACCTTAAATTTATCAGGAGTACCGCTTCGCTGTGATATTTTACATGACCCTTGGATATTACAAGAGGCAGAAGCAGAATTCAGTAAGAATTCCGTTCTATCCAAGCAAGGTATTGATATTAATGGTGAAATGCCTATATTTCATTTTGCAAAAAAAATTGAGGTGCGTGCTTGGCCTTTGGTTCACCATTTCACTAATCGTTTCAGTACATAG
- the miaA gene encoding tRNA (adenosine(37)-N6)-dimethylallyltransferase MiaA, with protein MKKQKLVVIIGPTAVGKTKLSINLAKKFNGEIISGDSAQIFKGMDIGTAKVTKDEMEGIPHYLIDCREPSESYNVYDFKQEVQQKINDITNRGKLPILVGGTGLYIQSVLYDYQFPETTANPNIREELEERIEQEGPDAVYQTLVEIDSVAAEKIHPNNTKRVIRALEVFYDSGKRFSEQEQSTERTLLYDVALIGLTMDRDLLYKRINERVEAMMQQGLEEEVRKLYAKGLKDAQSMQAIGYKEFEGLFEGTETRENVIAQIQRNSRRFAKRQFTWFRNKMDVHWFDMTNLADFEKISEEISLEVAGMLALKANR; from the coding sequence ATGAAAAAACAGAAATTGGTCGTGATTATTGGACCAACGGCAGTGGGAAAAACCAAATTATCAATCAATTTGGCCAAGAAGTTCAATGGTGAAATTATAAGTGGCGATTCAGCACAGATTTTTAAGGGTATGGATATAGGAACTGCTAAAGTTACAAAGGACGAAATGGAAGGGATTCCTCATTATTTAATTGATTGCAGGGAACCATCTGAATCCTATAATGTTTATGATTTTAAGCAAGAAGTGCAGCAGAAGATTAATGATATAACGAATAGGGGAAAGCTTCCTATATTAGTGGGTGGTACCGGTTTGTATATTCAATCCGTCCTCTATGATTACCAGTTCCCTGAAACCACAGCAAATCCTAATATTCGAGAAGAGCTGGAAGAACGAATTGAACAAGAAGGGCCTGATGCTGTTTATCAAACACTTGTTGAGATTGATTCCGTTGCTGCAGAAAAAATACATCCTAATAACACAAAAAGAGTTATCCGTGCTTTAGAGGTATTTTATGATTCAGGAAAGCGTTTCAGTGAACAGGAACAATCCACAGAGAGAACATTATTATATGATGTGGCTTTGATTGGATTAACGATGGACCGCGATCTTTTATATAAAAGGATCAATGAACGAGTGGAAGCAATGATGCAGCAGGGTCTTGAAGAGGAAGTCAGAAAACTATATGCAAAAGGATTAAAAGATGCACAATCCATGCAAGCAATTGGATATAAGGAATTTGAGGGACTCTTTGAAGGAACTGAAACACGAGAAAATGTTATAGCTCAAATACAGCGGAATTCCCGTCGGTTTGCAAAAAGACAATTTACTTGGTTCCGAAATAAGATGGATGTTCACTGGTTTGATATGACCAATTTGGCTGATTTCGAAAAAATTTCTGAAGAAATATCGCTTGAAGTGGCAGGAATGCTCGCTTTAAAGGCGAATAGATAA
- the hfq gene encoding RNA chaperone Hfq — MKQGINIQDQILNQLRKENVYVTIFLLNGFQLRGLIKGFDNFTVLIETEGKHQLVYKHAISTFAPQKNVQVDLEG, encoded by the coding sequence ATGAAACAAGGAATCAATATTCAAGATCAAATTTTAAATCAATTGCGTAAGGAAAATGTATATGTAACAATCTTTTTACTTAATGGATTTCAGTTACGCGGACTGATAAAAGGGTTTGATAATTTTACAGTCTTAATTGAAACAGAGGGTAAACATCAACTGGTCTACAAACATGCGATTTCAACATTTGCTCCTCAAAAAAATGTACAAGTTGACCTTGAAGGTTAA